In Desulfovibrionales bacterium, a genomic segment contains:
- a CDS encoding magnesium chelatase domain-containing protein → LATGLAWTQEGGEVLHIEVTTMKGKGNLNLTGQLGEVMKESALAALSYTRSRADKLKLDKKFYEELDIHIHVPAGAIPKDGPSAGVTMATALVSALTRAPVSREVAMTGEITLRGRVLPIGGLREKALAALRAGIKKVIIPEQNTKDLEEIPDRIRRRITFYPVKNVDEILELALIKTKSGRQSKK, encoded by the coding sequence CTGGCAACCGGCCTGGCCTGGACCCAGGAGGGCGGAGAAGTCCTCCATATCGAAGTCACCACCATGAAAGGAAAAGGGAATCTCAATCTCACCGGACAGCTTGGGGAGGTAATGAAAGAGTCGGCGCTGGCCGCTCTCAGCTATACCCGGTCCCGTGCGGATAAGCTTAAGCTTGATAAGAAATTTTACGAAGAGCTGGATATCCATATACATGTCCCGGCCGGCGCTATTCCTAAAGACGGCCCGTCAGCCGGCGTTACTATGGCTACTGCCCTTGTTTCCGCCTTAACAAGGGCGCCGGTGAGCAGGGAAGTGGCTATGACAGGAGAAATAACGTTGCGGGGCAGGGTCTTACCGATCGGGGGGTTGAGAGAAAAGGCCCTGGCAGCGCTTCGGGCCGGTATAAAAAAGGTTATCATACCGGAGCAAAACACTAAAGATTTAGAGGAAATACCGGATCGAATCCGCCGCCGCATCACCTTTTATCCGGTTAAGAACGTTGATGAAATCCTGGAATTAGCCC